In Marinomonas posidonica IVIA-Po-181, a single window of DNA contains:
- the rpmA gene encoding 50S ribosomal protein L27, whose protein sequence is MAHKKAGGSTRNGRDSESKRLGVKRFGGQVVIPGNILVRQRGTQFHAGEGVKIGKDHTLFAVAEGQVKFEVKGKFKRRTVSVVAA, encoded by the coding sequence ATGGCTCACAAAAAGGCGGGTGGTAGTACTCGTAACGGTCGCGATTCCGAGTCGAAACGATTAGGTGTCAAACGTTTTGGTGGTCAAGTTGTGATTCCAGGTAACATTCTAGTTCGTCAACGTGGTACTCAGTTCCATGCTGGTGAAGGTGTTAAGATTGGTAAAGATCACACTTTGTTTGCTGTTGCAGAAGGCCAAGTGAAATTTGAAGTAAAAGGTAAGTTTAAGCGTCGTACAGTTTCTGTCGTAGCGGCTTAA
- the rplU gene encoding 50S ribosomal protein L21, which yields MFAVIKTGGKQYRVQEGQTLKVEKLAVEEGGVVEFNDVLLVSNGDDVKVGAPVVEGVKVTAEVVTHGRGDKVKILKFRRRKHSMKRMGHRQWFTEVKVTGIN from the coding sequence ATGTTTGCAGTAATTAAAACTGGCGGTAAGCAATACCGTGTACAAGAAGGCCAAACCCTTAAAGTTGAAAAGCTTGCGGTTGAAGAAGGCGGTGTTGTTGAATTCAATGACGTTCTTCTTGTAAGTAACGGCGACGATGTAAAAGTTGGCGCTCCAGTTGTAGAAGGCGTTAAGGTAACAGCTGAAGTTGTTACTCACGGTCGCGGAGACAAAGTGAAAATTTTGAAATTCCGTCGTCGTAAGCACTCTATGAAGCGTATGGGTCATCGTCAGTGGTTCACGGAAGTGAAAGTAACTGGTATCAACTAA